GCCCCTTGGGGCTTAAGCGGGTAAAGCTCCGCACCTTCGCCCACAACCTTAGGGCCAGGCGGGCCTTTGAGAAGGCGGGTTTTCGCCAGGTGGGCCTGGGTCCGGGGCCTCAGGGTAGGGAGGACGTGTACATGGAGGTGACCCGTGGGCAGCTCGAAGGCTAGCGTGCGCCTCTTGAGCCCAAGGCTTAGGGAGGAGGTCTTCGCCCTCTTGCCCGAGGGGGTGGAGGTGCATTACCTGGACGAGCCTTGGCCCGAGGCGGTGGACTTCTTCCTGCCTCCCTTTGGCCACGAGGAGGTGGTGCGGCGGGTGCTGGAAAGGGTGGAGGTCGAGGTGGTCCAGACCCTTTCCGCCGGGGTGGACTGGATCCTGCCCCTGGTGCCAGAGGGGGTGGTGCTTTGCGATGGCTCGGGCATCCACGATGTGCCCGTGGCGGAGTGGGTGGTGATGGCCCTCTTGGCCCTCCTTAAGGACCTCCCTGGCTTTTTCCAGGCCCAGGGGGAGGGGCGCTGGGCTCCCAAGGTCCTGGCCGACCTCGAGGGCAGGAAGGTGCTTCTTCTGGGCTACGGTTCCATCGGGAAAGCGGTGGAGGAGAGGCTTAGGGCCTTTGGGGTGGAGGTGCTTCCCGTGGCCAGGCACGCCCGCCCTGGGGTCTACACCCCCCAGGACCTCCCCCACCTCCTGCCCCAGGCGGATGCCGTGGTGGTCCTCCTCCCCCTCACCCCCGAGACCCGGGGGCTGGTGGGGCGGGATTTCCTTTCCTGGATGAAGCCGGGGGCCCTTTTGGTCAACGCCGGCCGAGGGCCGGTGGTGGACACGGGGGCCCTGCTGGAGGCGCTGGGGGAGGGAAGGGTTCGGGCGGCCTTGGACGTTACCGACCCCGAGCCCCTGCCCCAAGACCACCCCCTTTGGCAGGCCCCGGGGGTCCTCATCACCCCGCATGTGGCCGGGCTTTCCCAGGGTTTCCACCGCCGGGCGGCCCGGTTTTTGGCGGAGCAGGTGGGGCGGTACCTCCGGGGGGAGCCCCTTAGGAATGTGGTGCGGGAGGGGTATTGATGCGGGTGCTCCTGCATGGCGACCTCAGGCGGTTTGGGGAGGTCCTCGAGGTGGAGGCCAAGACGCCCAAGGAAGCCCTGGAGAAGCTGGGCATTCCCCTGGAGGAGGTCTGGCTCCTGGCGGTGGGGGAAAGGGTGGTGGGGCTGGAGGAGGAGGTGGAAGGGCCCCTGGAGACCTACCCCCCCATCGCCGGGGGTGGTATACTGTGGGTCCTGCCCCAAGGCAGGGGGCGCGAACAAGGGGGGAGCCGCCCGACGCCCACCCCGCGTAGAAAGGAGAAGGATGGAGAAGAAGGAACTCCTCTCTACGCCCGTGGTTCCCATTGACATCAAGGCCTTTGACGCCGGGCCCATCCTCGAGGCCATGGGCAAAACTGCCTTCCAGGCCCGAAACCTCCACCGGGCGGCGGAGATCTACCTCAAGATGCTGGAGGACGATGCCGCCGTCATCCTCACCCTGGCGGGGAGCCTGGTATCCGCGGGCCAGGGCCTCATCATCCACGACCTCATCCGGAAGGGCTTGGTGGACGCCATCGTGGCCACCGGGGCCAACATCGTGGACCAGGACTTTTTTGAGGCTTTAGGCCACCGCCACTACCAGGGGGACCCCAGGGCCGACGACGAAACCCTAAGGCAGCTTTGGATCGACCGCATCTACGATACCTACATCGACGAGGAGGAACTGCGCCACACCGACTACACCATCGCCGAGATCGCCGACTCCCTGAGGCCCCGCCCCTACTCCAGCCGGGAGTTCATCTGGCACATGGGCCGCTACCTGGCGGAAAGGGGCCTGGGGGAGAAGAGCATCGTCCGGGCTGCCTATGAGGAGGGGGTGCCCATCTTCGTCCCCGCCTTCTCCGACTCCTCCGCGGGGTTCGGCCTGGTCTACCACCAGGTGAAAAACCCCAAGGCCCACGTGACCATCGACTCCGTGGCCGACTTCCGCGAGCTCACCGAGATCAAGCTGAAAGCCGGCACCACGGGCCTGGTGATGCTGGGAGGCGGGGTGCCCAAGAACTTCGCCCAGGACATCGTGGTGGCCGCGGAGGTCTTGGGCCACCAGGTGGAGATGCACAAGTACGCCATCCAGATCACCGTGGCCGATGAACGGGATGGGGGGCTTTCCGGCTCCACCCTCTCCGAGGCCCAAAGCTGGGGCAAGGTGGACGCCGCCCTTTCCCAGATGGTGTTTGCCGAGGCCACCTTGGCCTTCCCCCTCCTGGCCTCTTACGTGTGGCACCGGGCCCCCATGCGGGCCAAGCGGCGCTACGCCGACCTCTTTTCCCAGGAGGTTCCCGCCTAGGGAGCAGGGGTTATCCCCCGCTTGGGGTTATGCCCGGGCGGGGGGTTTGGCTGGACCAACCCCCCTTCCCTTTGGTAGACTTCCGGCAAATGCCCGACGAGCTAAGGCTTTACCTGAAGGAGCGGTTTGGCGTCTTGGGGCCGGTGTCCCCAGGGCGTTTTGAGGCCGAGCTGGCCAAGCGGGTGGGGAGCCCCGCCAAGCGGGAGCCCCTCCTCAAGGCCTGGCGGGCCTACCTTTCGGGGGGCGGCAGGGAGGCGGTGCGAAGTTTCTACCAGGAGATCCTCAAGGTGCCCAAGGGGGAGGCCCTGGTCTACGGCATGCACCTGCCCTTTTTGGAGTT
This portion of the Thermus neutrinimicus genome encodes:
- a CDS encoding 2-hydroxyacid dehydrogenase; this encodes MRLLSPRLREEVFALLPEGVEVHYLDEPWPEAVDFFLPPFGHEEVVRRVLERVEVEVVQTLSAGVDWILPLVPEGVVLCDGSGIHDVPVAEWVVMALLALLKDLPGFFQAQGEGRWAPKVLADLEGRKVLLLGYGSIGKAVEERLRAFGVEVLPVARHARPGVYTPQDLPHLLPQADAVVVLLPLTPETRGLVGRDFLSWMKPGALLVNAGRGPVVDTGALLEALGEGRVRAALDVTDPEPLPQDHPLWQAPGVLITPHVAGLSQGFHRRAARFLAEQVGRYLRGEPLRNVVREGY
- a CDS encoding 1,9-bis(guanidino)-5-aza-nonane synthase; amino-acid sequence: MEKKELLSTPVVPIDIKAFDAGPILEAMGKTAFQARNLHRAAEIYLKMLEDDAAVILTLAGSLVSAGQGLIIHDLIRKGLVDAIVATGANIVDQDFFEALGHRHYQGDPRADDETLRQLWIDRIYDTYIDEEELRHTDYTIAEIADSLRPRPYSSREFIWHMGRYLAERGLGEKSIVRAAYEEGVPIFVPAFSDSSAGFGLVYHQVKNPKAHVTIDSVADFRELTEIKLKAGTTGLVMLGGGVPKNFAQDIVVAAEVLGHQVEMHKYAIQITVADERDGGLSGSTLSEAQSWGKVDAALSQMVFAEATLAFPLLASYVWHRAPMRAKRRYADLFSQEVPA